From Onychostoma macrolepis isolate SWU-2019 chromosome 19, ASM1243209v1, whole genome shotgun sequence, a single genomic window includes:
- the LOC131525709 gene encoding uncharacterized protein LOC131525709 has translation MAEARFSHDQFSCSVCLDLLKDPVTIPCGHSYCMSCIKHCWNREDQKRVYSCPQCRQTFRPRPTLKKNTMLAEVVEQLKKTECKTAVPAVPAGPGDVKCDVCIGRKQKAVKSCLVCLNSFCQNHLEQHENLFKGKRHNLMDATGYLQKMICRKHNKLLDIFCRSDQSCICMLCMVDEHKNHETVSTAAERTEKQKHLGDTQRKYQQQIKKRKKRLRELKEAVEAHKSSAQTAVEDSERIFTELIRFIKRRRSEVTQMIRDREKTEVRRTEALMKQLEKEIDQMRLINAELEQLSQTQDHIHFLQSYLSLPVPPGSPDVPKITERSFDKVGKSVSRLRQNLEDFCTENIETLSGQVRCIQIISPPVHVIKKKLFHHNKTTNTRGRTDFSFYKLSLRGHKFTLFCPQLAFSWRTKEQTEPFIRLRAEKDSLFTGGRNSALNGQGTDDGKPTAATWPWFVLMDEVLGQSASVSPPVLISSIQEDKAGTSSVVLEDEGTETTDKMEKRGKKRGSCVVSLSVSACSEMAEASVSAEQFSCSVCLDLLKDPVAIPCGHSYCKSCITDHWNQEDQKRVYSCPQCRQTFIPRPALGKNTMLAEVVEKLKKTEFQTVPAGPGDVECDVCIGRKHKAVKSCLVCLNSFCQNHLEQHENLFKGKRHDLMDATGRLQKMICQKHEKLLDIYCRTDKCCICVLCVVDEHKKHKTVSSAVERAEKQKHLVQTQRKFQQQIQEREKKLQELKEAVEAHKRSAQTAVETNERIFTELIRSIERRRSEITQTIRDREKIVVSRAERLLKELEHEIDQLRRRNAELQQLSQTHNHTHFLQSFPSLPVPPGSPDVPSIADGSLDVVGKSVSKLRQKLEDFCREETEKLAGRVICIQIIPTPEYESRKDFLQYFCQFTLDPNTVHEHLNLSEGNRVVTYSRTHQECPDHPDRFSFWPQVLCIESVRERCYWEVEWSGDYCVCISVSYQSISRKGWGNKSKFGSNDQSWCLICSPSSYTFCQNNQQTKLSVVSSSRRIGVYVDRSIGILSFYSVSDTMTLIHRVQTTFTQPLYPGFRFIFPFVYRLFGSAEYPTVKLCDIK, from the exons ATGGCTGAAGCCAGGTTTTCTCATGACCAGTTCAGCTGTTCAGTGTGTCTGGATTTGCTGAAGGATCCAGTGACTATTCcctgtggacacagttactgtatgagctgcattaaacattgCTGGAATCGAGAGGATCAGAAGAGAGTCTACAGCTGTCCTCAATGCAGACAGACCTTCAGACCAAGACCCACTTTAAAGAAAAACACCATGCTGGCTGAAGTGGTGGAGCAACTGAAGAAGACTGAATGCAAAACTGCTGTTCCTGCTGTTCCTGCTGGACCTGGAGATGTGAAGTGTGACGTCTGTAttggaagaaaacaaaaagctgTGAAGTCCTGTCTGGTGTGTCTGAACTCTTTCTGTCAAAACCACCTTGAACAACATGAGAATCTCTTCAAAGGTAAGAGACACAATCTAATGGATGCCACTGGATACCTTCAGAAGATGATCTGCCGTAAACATAATAAACTGCTGGACATTTTCTGCCGCTCTGACCAGAGTTGTATATGTATGCTCTGTATGGTGGATGAACACAAAAACCATGAGACTGTATCAACTGCAGCAGAGAGGACAGAGAAACAG AAACACTTGGGTGATACACAGAGAAAATACCAGCAGCAAATcaagaagagaaagaaaagacTTCGGGAGCTGAAAGAGGCTGTGGAGGCTCACAAG agctctgcacagacagcagtggaggacagtgagaggatctttactgaACTCATCCGCTTCATTAAGAGAAGACGCTCTGAGGTCACACAGATGATCAGAGATCGAGAAAAGACTGAAGTGAGACGAACTGAAGCACTTATGAAGCAACTGGAGAAGGAGATTGACCAAATGAGGTTGATAAAtgctgagctggagcagctttcacaAACACAAGATCACATCCATTTCCTCCAG AGTTACCTGTCTCTCCCTGTTCCTCCTGGATCTCCAGATGTTCCCAAAATCACTGAGAGGTCTTTTGATAAAGTAGGAAAATCAGTGTCTCGGCTGAGACAGAATTTGGAGGATTTCTGCACAGAGAATATTGAAACGCTATCTGGTCAAG TGAGATGCATCCAGATCATTTCTCCCCCAGTACATGTGATCAAGAAAAAGCTTTTTCAccacaataaaacaacaaatactAGAGGAAGAACAGACTTTTCCTTTTACAAATTATCACTGAGAGGTCACAAATTCACGCTCTTCTGCCCTCAGCTCGCGTTTTCGTGGA GGACCAAAGAACAAACAGAGCCCTTCATACGTCTCCGAGCTGAAAAGGACAGTCTCTTCACAGGGGGAAGGAACTCTGCCCTGAATG GCCAGGGGACAGATGATGGGAAACCAACTGCAGCAACCTGGCCCTGGTTTGTGCTAATGGATGAGGTATTAGGGCAATCTGCTTCAGTGTCACCCCCAGTCCTAATTTCCTCCATCCAAGAAGACAAGGCAGGAACAAGCTCAGTTGTGCTGGAAGACGAAGGGACAGAGACAACAGACAAGATGGAGAAAAGAGGCAAGAAAAGAGGGAG CTGTgttgtgtctctgtctgtgagTGCATGCAGTGAAATGGCTGAAGCAAGTGTTTCAGCAGAGCAGTTCAGCTGTTCAGTGTGTCTGGATTTGCTGAAGGATCCAGTAGCCATTCcctgtggacacagttactgtaagaGCTGCATTACAGACCACTGGAATCAAGAGGATCAGAAGAGAGTCTACAGCTGCCCTCAGTGCCGACAGACCTTCATACCAAGACCAGCTTTAGGTAAAAACACCATGCTGGCTGAAGTggtggagaaactgaagaaaACTGAATTCCAAACTGTTCCTGCTGGACCTGGAGATGTGGAGTGTGACGTCTGTATTGGAAGAAAACACAAAGCTGTGAAGTCCTGTCTGGTGTGTCTGAACTCTTTCTGTCAAAATCACCTTGAACAACATGAGAATCTCTTCAAAGGAAAGAGACACGATCTAATGGATGCCACTGGACGACTACAGAAGATGATCTGCCAGAAACATGAAAAACTGCTGGACATTTACTGCCGCACTGACAAGTGTTGCATTTGTGTGCTCTGTGTGGTGGATgaacacaaaaaacacaaaactgtcTCAAGTGCAGTGGAGAGGGCCGAGAAACAG AAACACTTGGTTCAGACACAGAGAAAATTCCAGCAGCAAATCCAGGAGCGAGAGAAGAAGCTTCAGGAACTGAAAGAGGCTGTGGAGGCTCACAAG cgctctgcacagacagcagtggagaCCAACGAGAGGATCTTTACTGAGCTCATCCGCTCCATTGAGAGAAGACGCTCTGAGATCACACAGACGATCAGAGATCGAGAAAAGATTGTAGTGAGTCGAGCTGAAAGACTCTTGAAAGAACTAGAGCATGAAATTGATCAACTAAGGAGGAGAAATGCTGAGCTGCAGCAGCTTTCACAGACACATAATCACACCCATTTCCTCCAG AGTTTCCCGTCTCTCCCTGTTCCTCCTGGATCTCCAGATGTTCCCAGCATCGCTGATGGTTCTTTGGATGTTGTAGGAAAATCAGTCTCTAAACTGAGACAGAAACTGGAGGATTTCTGCAGAGAAGAGACTGAAAAACTCGCTGGAAGAG TGATATGCATCCAGATCATTCCCACCCCAGAGTATGAGAGCAGGAAAGACTTTCTACAGT ATTTCTGTCAATTTACTCTGGATCCAAACACAGTGCATGAACACCTCAATCTGTCTGAGGGGAACAGAGTGGTGACTTACAGTAGAACACACCAAGAGtgtcctgatcatccagacagatttagTTTTTGGCCACAGGTGTTGTGTATTGAGAGCGTGCGTGAACGCTGCTACTGGGAGGTTGAATGGAGTGGTgattattgtgtgtgtatatcagtGTCTTATCAGAGTATAAGCAGAAAGGGATGGGGTAATAAGAGCAAATTTGGAAGTAATGATCAGTCTTGGTGTTTAATCTGCTCTCCTTCCAGTTACACATTCTGTCAAAATAACCAGCAGACTAAACTCTCTGTAGTGTCCAGCTCCCGTAGAATAGGAGTGTATGTGGATCGCAGTATTGGCATTCTGTctttctacagcgtctctgacacaatgacCCTCATCCACAGAGTCCAGACTACATTCACTCAGCCTCTCTATCCTGGGTTTAggtttatttttccatttgtgTACAGATTATTTGGATCAGCTGAATATCCAACAGTGAAACTGTGTGATATAAAATAG